In Methanocaldococcus lauensis, a single genomic region encodes these proteins:
- a CDS encoding 4Fe-4S binding protein: MDGDKEYISEVAHKIKPISYKSLYVNESKCVRCNLCYKECPVNAIEKAKIRKSVKIIDEKCVKCEICAQTCPVGAIYVIDGKAEIKDREIHYVIKEKTIPHRKIRLKNYYIDKDKCVKCGICARYCPTGAIKVEIRKSIEINLDLCMGCGACMEVCPKKCIKVENEIGEVIKTKDIEVNKNLCVGCFVCVEECPVNAIEEEGGKVKIIKDKCILCGKCVKVCPVNAIKMEEKK; this comes from the coding sequence ATGGATGGAGATAAAGAGTATATTAGTGAAGTGGCTCACAAAATAAAGCCAATATCTTACAAATCACTATATGTCAATGAAAGTAAATGCGTTAGATGTAATCTATGCTATAAAGAGTGTCCAGTAAATGCAATAGAAAAGGCTAAAATTAGAAAGTCTGTAAAAATTATTGATGAGAAATGTGTTAAATGTGAAATCTGTGCTCAAACATGTCCAGTTGGGGCTATATATGTAATAGATGGAAAAGCTGAGATTAAAGATAGAGAAATACATTATGTAATAAAAGAAAAAACCATTCCCCATAGAAAAATTAGACTAAAAAATTATTACATAGATAAAGATAAATGTGTAAAATGTGGAATTTGTGCAAGATACTGTCCAACTGGGGCTATAAAGGTTGAGATAAGGAAGAGTATAGAGATTAATTTAGATTTATGTATGGGTTGTGGAGCTTGTATGGAAGTGTGTCCAAAAAAATGTATAAAGGTAGAAAATGAGATAGGGGAAGTTATAAAAACAAAAGACATTGAAGTTAATAAAAACTTATGTGTGGGTTGTTTTGTCTGTGTTGAAGAGTGTCCAGTCAATGCTATTGAAGAAGAAGGAGGTAAAGTTAAGATCATTAAGGATAAATGCATATTATGTGGAAAATGTGTAAAGGTTTGTCCAGTCAATGCTATAAAGATGGAAGAGAAAAAATAA
- a CDS encoding 4Fe-4S binding protein, which produces MIKGIISKHLELEDKNIKILPKFNLIFNKREIIVKEDRCINCGKCIEVCPVNAISYDKSGLFIKIDREKCIFCGKCKKVCPTDAIVIIKLRCEINETAKIVEINKYEFIEYIKERCASCLVCLRNCPYNAIEEYGPKIRIDINKCELCGRCEELCPLNAIILR; this is translated from the coding sequence ATGATAAAAGGAATAATATCTAAACACTTAGAATTAGAAGATAAAAATATTAAAATACTCCCAAAATTTAATTTAATTTTTAACAAGAGGGAAATTATCGTTAAAGAGGATAGATGTATAAATTGTGGGAAATGTATAGAGGTTTGCCCAGTTAATGCCATATCTTATGATAAAAGTGGCCTATTTATAAAAATTGATAGGGAAAAATGTATTTTCTGTGGAAAGTGTAAAAAAGTTTGCCCAACTGATGCCATTGTAATAATAAAATTAAGATGCGAAATTAACGAAACTGCAAAAATTGTTGAAATAAACAAATATGAATTTATTGAGTATATTAAAGAAAGATGCGCCTCCTGTTTAGTATGCCTAAGAAATTGCCCATACAATGCTATTGAAGAGTATGGACCCAAAATAAGGATTGATATAAATAAATGTGAGCTATGTGGAAGATGTGAAGAACTGTGTCCTCTTAATGCTATTATATTGAGATAA
- a CDS encoding 4Fe-4S binding protein translates to MASSLWYLYEFVKKRWIKNFINAKANKSSYIPPERYRKVPPIVKFPERCISCEGCKESCPAFAIELIYNENYNKKIPKIDENSCIACANCVEVCPTGVLEIDKHRVETEGLFYSKPKYHNLIIDEETCVRCGNCKRVCPINIIDIKDGKYVIDIDLCISCKECIKACPIENAIIVVDEKKLKEKIEKAFELKNKKITNRLEVEENKIEDIPHIVNSLCITCGICKDVCVGEIDLVEKKVVNCVKCGLCIEVCPTTAIRLKVPIIPKRRDICYIIDEDLCIGCRICQKVCKVDAIKISKETKLPYIVPELCVSCGVCERECPVNAIKPVKPEEAKEAVKVRIIEDEIIEKIENDLINYTKKYGKVLEEIEKLAINKLKEELRKKVYEENKRIKELKREFYDKRNNI, encoded by the coding sequence ATGGCATCCTCTTTATGGTATCTTTATGAATTTGTTAAAAAAAGATGGATTAAAAATTTTATTAATGCCAAGGCAAATAAAAGTTCTTATATTCCACCAGAAAGGTATAGAAAAGTTCCTCCTATTGTTAAATTTCCTGAGAGATGTATATCTTGCGAAGGATGTAAAGAAAGTTGTCCTGCCTTTGCAATTGAATTAATTTACAATGAAAATTATAACAAAAAAATTCCAAAAATTGATGAAAACTCATGTATTGCCTGTGCCAACTGTGTCGAAGTTTGTCCTACTGGTGTCTTAGAGATAGATAAGCATAGAGTTGAAACTGAGGGATTGTTTTATAGCAAGCCAAAGTATCACAATCTTATTATAGATGAGGAAACCTGCGTAAGATGTGGAAACTGTAAGAGAGTTTGCCCAATAAATATTATTGACATTAAGGATGGAAAGTATGTAATTGATATTGACTTATGTATTTCCTGTAAAGAGTGTATAAAAGCGTGTCCAATAGAAAATGCCATAATAGTCGTTGATGAGAAAAAACTAAAAGAAAAGATTGAAAAGGCATTTGAACTAAAAAATAAAAAGATTACTAATAGATTGGAAGTAGAGGAAAATAAAATTGAGGATATTCCTCACATAGTTAATAGTTTGTGTATAACCTGCGGAATTTGTAAGGATGTGTGTGTGGGGGAGATTGATTTAGTAGAAAAAAAAGTAGTCAATTGTGTAAAATGTGGTTTATGTATTGAAGTTTGTCCAACAACAGCAATAAGATTAAAAGTTCCAATAATTCCAAAGAGGAGAGATATTTGCTATATTATTGATGAAGATTTATGTATTGGTTGTAGAATTTGTCAGAAAGTTTGTAAGGTTGATGCAATTAAAATCAGTAAAGAGACAAAACTTCCATACATTGTTCCAGAATTGTGCGTTAGTTGTGGAGTTTGTGAGAGAGAGTGTCCAGTCAATGCTATAAAACCAGTTAAACCTGAGGAAGCTAAGGAAGCTGTTAAAGTTAGAATAATAGAGGATGAAATAATTGAGAAAATTGAAAATGATTTAATTAACTACACTAAGAAGTATGGAAAGGTTTTAGAAGAGATTGAAAAATTAGCAATTAATAAACTGAAAGAGGAATTAAGAAAGAAAGTTTATGAAGAAAATAAGAGGATAAAGGAACTTAAGAGGGAGTTTTATGATAAAAGGAATAATATCTAA